A portion of the Paenibacillus marchantiae genome contains these proteins:
- a CDS encoding VanZ family protein, whose amino-acid sequence MNERSWLHSRWMLTIVACMALLYVLIMGNLLFVSGRTPGVNYQYNLVPLETIKPLLFQKNRYHTEAWVKNLFGNIVLFIPLGIWIPWLFRRCRKFLPFTGIVVLLLLAVEIMQLITRVGSFDVDDIILNTVGAWIGYIGFALFIFSQRRTRK is encoded by the coding sequence ATGAACGAACGTTCGTGGCTCCACTCCAGGTGGATGCTCACAATCGTCGCATGTATGGCATTGTTATATGTGTTGATTATGGGTAACTTGCTCTTTGTCAGCGGGAGAACGCCTGGCGTGAATTATCAATATAATCTGGTACCATTAGAGACAATCAAGCCTCTTCTTTTTCAGAAGAACAGATACCATACGGAAGCCTGGGTGAAGAATCTGTTCGGGAACATTGTTTTGTTCATCCCGCTTGGGATATGGATTCCCTGGTTATTCCGCAGGTGCCGAAAGTTTTTACCATTTACAGGTATTGTCGTCTTACTTTTGTTAGCTGTTGAGATTATGCAATTGATTACCCGTGTTGGTTCGTTTGATGTCGATGACATTATTTTGAATACAGTGGGTGCCTGGATTGGATACATAGGGTTTGCCTTATTCATCTTCTCACAGAGAAGGACTCGAAAATGA
- the glgD gene encoding glucose-1-phosphate adenylyltransferase subunit GlgD, with product MKPLIGVINLDHELEELKELTYFRCGAAVPYAGRYRLIDFVLSNMMNAGIESIGVFVRRKYRSLMDHLGDGKPWDLDRKHGGMFILPPDWNDPTDTSQGDLQHFHNNLDFFRRGSGQYVVHAGSRHVTKADLQDVYRYHMSKGADVTLVCKKVDKLLPEHDACVKVEDDGNGNVVDIHQSADHPNIYTEIFIMEKELFLRQVQRCIAHGESHFFRDVIQKNPDGLNIAAYAYDGYHAVINSIDSYYRNSLELLNSGLYEQLFKEQPVQTKIKYEAPAKYLDSAEVKHSLLANGCIVGGEVEDSILFRGVHVAKGAKIKGSIIMQKCYIGEGAVLENVILDKDVKLSGGQTLIGDPSNPYILAKSTII from the coding sequence ATGAAACCATTGATCGGAGTTATTAACCTTGACCATGAGCTTGAGGAATTGAAGGAATTGACGTACTTTCGCTGCGGAGCCGCGGTGCCTTATGCCGGGCGTTACCGTCTGATTGATTTTGTATTATCCAATATGATGAATGCTGGCATTGAGAGTATCGGTGTATTTGTGCGTCGCAAGTACCGTTCACTCATGGATCATCTGGGAGACGGTAAGCCGTGGGATTTGGATCGCAAGCATGGCGGCATGTTTATTTTGCCACCGGACTGGAACGATCCGACCGATACGTCACAAGGGGATTTGCAGCATTTTCACAATAATCTCGATTTTTTCCGCCGGGGTTCAGGGCAATATGTTGTCCATGCAGGTAGTCGGCACGTAACCAAAGCAGATCTGCAGGATGTGTACAGGTACCATATGAGCAAGGGCGCGGATGTAACGCTGGTCTGCAAAAAAGTGGATAAACTGCTGCCTGAACATGACGCCTGTGTCAAAGTTGAAGATGACGGGAACGGTAATGTGGTGGACATTCACCAAAGCGCCGATCACCCGAATATATATACAGAAATTTTCATTATGGAAAAAGAACTGTTCCTGCGCCAGGTGCAGCGCTGCATCGCTCATGGCGAAAGCCATTTCTTCCGTGATGTGATTCAGAAAAATCCGGATGGCTTGAACATTGCTGCATATGCCTATGATGGCTATCACGCCGTGATCAATTCGATTGATAGCTATTACCGCAACAGTCTGGAATTGTTGAATAGCGGATTGTATGAGCAGCTGTTCAAGGAACAGCCTGTTCAAACCAAGATTAAATATGAGGCACCTGCCAAATACCTGGACTCTGCTGAGGTTAAACATTCCTTGCTCGCGAACGGCTGTATTGTGGGTGGGGAAGTGGAGGACAGCATCCTGTTCCGTGGGGTACATGTGGCGAAAGGTGCCAAAATTAAAGGCTCCATTATTATGCAAAAATGCTACATCGGAGAAGGTGCCGTTCTGGAGAACGTCATTCTCGACAAAGATGTGAAGCTAAGCGGCGGCCAGACGCTGATCGGCGATCCGTCGAACCCTTATATTCTGGCGAAGAGTACTATTATCTAA
- a CDS encoding glucose-1-phosphate adenylyltransferase, with product MAKKEVVAMLLAGGQGKRLKGLTKSLAKPAVYFGGTYRIIDFPLSNCSNSGIDTVGVLTQYEPLVLHSYIGIGSDWDLDRKNGGVYVLPPHEREDGSSWYRGTADAIYRNLNFIEQFDPEHVLILSGDHIYKMDYEKMLQYHKEKDADCTISVIDVPLEEASRFGLLNTHDDYRIYEFEEKPPEPKSTLASMGIYLFKWDVLKRFLIQDEQQASTSYDFGKDIIPLLLENEKSLYAYPFEGYWKDVGTIHSLWESNMDLLDEETPFNLNDPDWRIYTRNPNQPAQYISPSAKVRNCIISEGSVVHGEVKHSVLFYGIEVGENSSVTDSVIMPKVKIGQNVRIHKAIIAEGLVIPDGVHLSPAPEDESDILLVDQEELERQLLEGMTSKA from the coding sequence ATGGCAAAAAAAGAAGTTGTAGCGATGCTGCTCGCTGGAGGGCAAGGCAAAAGATTAAAGGGACTGACCAAATCACTGGCCAAGCCTGCTGTTTATTTTGGCGGAACCTACCGCATCATTGATTTTCCTCTAAGTAATTGCTCCAATTCTGGCATCGACACGGTCGGTGTATTGACCCAATACGAACCACTGGTGCTGCACTCTTATATCGGCATTGGCAGTGATTGGGATCTGGACCGCAAAAATGGCGGGGTATATGTACTTCCTCCTCATGAACGTGAAGACGGCAGTAGCTGGTACCGCGGTACGGCGGATGCGATATACCGTAACCTGAATTTTATCGAACAATTCGATCCTGAGCATGTGCTCATCTTGTCAGGGGATCATATCTATAAAATGGATTACGAGAAAATGCTTCAATACCATAAAGAAAAGGATGCAGATTGCACCATATCGGTCATTGACGTTCCGTTGGAAGAAGCCAGCCGGTTCGGGTTGCTCAACACCCACGATGATTATCGCATCTATGAATTCGAAGAAAAACCTCCTGAACCCAAGAGCACGCTTGCTTCCATGGGTATCTATCTCTTCAAGTGGGATGTACTGAAACGCTTCCTGATCCAGGACGAACAGCAGGCATCCACCTCCTATGATTTTGGCAAAGATATCATTCCCTTGCTGCTTGAAAATGAAAAATCACTATACGCTTATCCATTTGAAGGGTATTGGAAGGACGTCGGTACAATCCACAGTCTGTGGGAATCCAATATGGACCTGCTGGATGAGGAAACGCCGTTTAACCTGAACGATCCGGATTGGCGTATCTATACTCGTAATCCGAATCAGCCTGCGCAATATATTTCACCATCGGCGAAGGTACGGAATTGCATCATCAGTGAAGGTAGTGTGGTACATGGTGAGGTTAAACACTCGGTATTGTTCTACGGTATTGAGGTGGGAGAGAACAGTTCCGTAACCGATTCAGTGATCATGCCAAAAGTGAAGATCGGTCAAAATGTACGCATTCACAAAGCTATTATTGCCGAAGGATTGGTGATCCCGGATGGAGTACATCTGTCACCCGCCCCTGAGGATGAGAGTGATATATTACTGGTCGATCAGGAAGAGCTGGAACGTCAGCTTCTCGAGGGAATGACAAGTAAAGCCTAA
- a CDS encoding CPBP family intramembrane glutamic endopeptidase — protein MSINRDKLQETLDPALRVRPRVGWAVLTYFLYSAVFYAIFLLNGIDYTRVGESEQTLLLWYIAPLSGGAVLTITMVTIYGWWRPSLVERRRLSRWTMTLPIIMMVIAIVNMLTGDFSRVTPLMWLYLIFGSIMVGFNEEMINRGQLIVALRSRFGETGVWLLSTAMFAVFHLPNMFWGIGAGALFQVVIAFGLGSIFYLARRSTGSLVASIFLHGFWDLSVFSANGASALPIAGLLAPLLVIAAVIMVPIILRREKRRDNAQSVSRPVG, from the coding sequence ATGTCAATTAATAGGGACAAGCTGCAAGAAACTTTGGACCCTGCCCTTCGGGTTCGTCCCCGCGTAGGATGGGCAGTTCTCACATATTTCCTCTACAGCGCAGTTTTCTACGCGATCTTCTTGCTCAACGGCATCGACTACACGCGAGTGGGTGAGAGTGAGCAGACCCTTCTTCTCTGGTATATAGCACCGCTGTCCGGCGGTGCAGTGCTGACCATCACAATGGTCACGATCTACGGATGGTGGCGTCCTAGCCTAGTTGAAAGGCGGCGTCTTTCTCGATGGACAATGACTCTGCCGATCATCATGATGGTCATCGCGATCGTGAATATGCTGACCGGCGATTTCAGCCGGGTCACCCCCCTCATGTGGCTGTATCTCATTTTCGGCAGTATCATGGTTGGCTTCAATGAGGAGATGATCAACCGAGGTCAGTTAATTGTTGCTCTGCGCAGCCGATTCGGCGAAACCGGGGTCTGGCTGCTCTCAACAGCGATGTTCGCAGTCTTCCACCTGCCGAACATGTTCTGGGGTATCGGAGCGGGTGCCCTGTTCCAGGTAGTGATCGCTTTTGGCCTTGGTTCGATCTTCTATCTTGCTCGGCGGTCTACCGGATCACTCGTGGCCTCCATATTCCTGCACGGGTTCTGGGACTTGAGCGTCTTCTCAGCGAATGGCGCATCGGCGTTACCCATCGCTGGTTTACTAGCTCCGTTGTTGGTGATCGCTGCAGTGATCATGGTTCCGATCATCCTTCGTCGTGAAAAGCGGCGCGATAACGCACAAAGTGTGTCACGACCAGTCGGCTGA
- a CDS encoding glycogen/starch/alpha-glucan phosphorylase, producing MFDNKETFKSIFRRNLVSKLGKPLAEATQEDVYHVLGSMIREYAGQDWAASNQGFKQRQDKQVYYFSLEFLIGRLLGNNLLNVNELELVRDSLAELGFSLEEVEEQEADAGLGNGGLGRLAACFLDSLASLGYAGHGCGIRYKYGLFEQKIINGNQVELPDNWLEKGNEWEVRRPDKKVEVQFWGRVEAYEQDGHYQFVTKDAESVVAVPYDVPVIGYGQPHVNTLRLWSAEPKRETSLDTPSNYYGYLDYSRSVESISEFLYPDDSQYEGKLLRLKQQYFMCSAGVQSALRTFNKLELSYDRLPDKVAFHINDTHPTLVIPELMRILIDVKGYGWDEAWDITTRTVSYTNHTTLSEALEKWPVAMISKLLPRIYMIIEEINKRFCGMLLERFPGDQDRIQHLAIVANDQVRMAHLAIVGSHSVNGVAALHTEILKEREMAPFYALYPERFNNKTNGITHRRWLMHANPKLSNLITDTIGSEWIREPGRLNELVGVADDASFQQQFHSIKRNNKERLATYILDHTGKAVNPDSIFDVQVKRLHGYKRQLLNILHVMHLYNRLKSDASFDIVPRTFIFGAKAAPSYYFAKKIIKLINTVADTVNRDAAVKDRLQVFFLENYSVSLAEKIIPAADVSEQISTAGKEASGTGNMKFMMNGALTIGTMDGANVEMAEQVGQDNMFIFGLSADEVLEYYRSGSYRPNEIVQQDERIREVVEQLVHPGVFCERDGEFWDIYDSLLAHGDEYFVLRDFAAYADAHAAIDSAYRDVSGWTRKAVLNTAHSGIFSSDRTISEYATDIWGIHPVSGHWKA from the coding sequence TTGTTTGACAACAAGGAAACGTTCAAGAGTATTTTTAGACGCAATCTGGTCAGCAAATTGGGCAAACCACTAGCAGAAGCAACGCAGGAAGATGTCTATCACGTACTTGGAAGCATGATCCGCGAATATGCGGGTCAAGATTGGGCGGCGTCGAATCAGGGGTTTAAGCAGCGCCAGGATAAACAGGTCTATTACTTCTCGCTGGAATTCCTGATTGGACGTCTGCTCGGCAACAACCTGTTAAATGTGAATGAATTGGAACTCGTTCGTGACAGTCTGGCTGAATTGGGTTTCTCTTTGGAAGAAGTGGAAGAACAGGAAGCGGACGCAGGGCTCGGCAACGGAGGTCTGGGAAGACTCGCGGCCTGTTTTCTGGATTCACTGGCTTCCCTTGGCTATGCAGGACATGGATGCGGAATCCGATATAAATATGGCTTGTTTGAGCAAAAAATTATTAACGGCAATCAGGTGGAATTACCCGATAATTGGCTTGAGAAGGGCAATGAATGGGAAGTGCGTCGTCCGGACAAAAAGGTGGAAGTGCAGTTCTGGGGCCGTGTGGAGGCTTATGAACAGGATGGGCATTATCAATTTGTCACGAAGGATGCCGAATCAGTGGTAGCTGTACCATATGATGTGCCTGTGATTGGTTATGGCCAGCCCCATGTAAACACCTTGCGATTGTGGAGTGCGGAGCCCAAGCGGGAGACTTCACTCGATACCCCTTCGAACTATTACGGATATCTGGATTACAGTCGTTCGGTAGAATCGATCTCGGAGTTCTTGTACCCGGATGATTCCCAATACGAGGGCAAGCTGCTCCGTCTGAAACAGCAATATTTCATGTGCTCGGCAGGCGTACAGAGTGCTTTGCGTACATTTAATAAGCTGGAGCTTTCGTATGATCGATTGCCGGATAAAGTGGCGTTCCATATCAACGATACGCATCCAACACTCGTGATTCCCGAACTGATGCGCATTCTGATCGATGTCAAAGGCTACGGATGGGATGAAGCATGGGATATTACGACCCGCACCGTATCATATACCAACCATACAACGCTAAGTGAGGCGCTTGAAAAGTGGCCTGTAGCCATGATCAGCAAGCTGCTGCCGCGCATTTACATGATTATTGAAGAGATAAACAAACGCTTCTGTGGCATGCTGCTCGAACGTTTTCCCGGAGACCAGGATCGTATCCAGCATTTGGCGATTGTTGCGAATGATCAGGTGCGAATGGCTCATCTGGCGATTGTGGGCAGTCATAGCGTCAACGGTGTCGCGGCATTGCATACCGAAATATTGAAGGAACGGGAGATGGCTCCGTTCTATGCTCTATATCCCGAGCGCTTCAATAACAAAACCAATGGCATTACCCATCGCCGCTGGCTGATGCATGCCAATCCGAAGCTGTCGAATCTGATCACAGATACGATTGGAAGTGAGTGGATTAGGGAGCCGGGCAGACTGAATGAGCTGGTAGGCGTTGCGGACGATGCTTCATTCCAGCAGCAGTTCCATTCCATTAAACGTAATAATAAGGAGCGACTGGCCACGTACATCCTGGATCATACCGGAAAGGCGGTCAATCCGGATTCCATCTTTGACGTACAGGTGAAAAGGCTGCATGGATACAAACGGCAGCTGCTGAACATTCTGCATGTTATGCATTTGTATAACCGTCTCAAGAGCGATGCTTCGTTTGATATCGTGCCACGTACATTTATTTTTGGAGCAAAGGCAGCGCCGAGTTATTATTTTGCCAAAAAAATTATCAAATTGATTAACACGGTGGCAGATACGGTTAATCGCGATGCGGCCGTGAAAGATCGTCTACAGGTATTTTTCCTGGAAAACTACTCGGTTTCTCTTGCCGAGAAAATCATTCCAGCCGCGGACGTCAGCGAACAGATTTCAACCGCAGGTAAGGAAGCCTCCGGTACGGGGAACATGAAGTTTATGATGAACGGTGCGTTAACTATTGGTACCATGGACGGCGCGAATGTCGAGATGGCAGAGCAGGTTGGTCAAGACAATATGTTTATCTTTGGTCTGAGTGCAGACGAGGTGCTTGAATATTACCGATCCGGCAGTTATCGGCCGAATGAGATTGTACAGCAGGATGAACGAATTCGTGAGGTCGTGGAGCAGCTGGTACACCCAGGAGTGTTCTGTGAGCGTGATGGTGAATTCTGGGATATCTATGATTCCTTGCTGGCTCATGGTGACGAGTACTTTGTGTTACGTGACTTTGCTGCCTATGCCGATGCGCATGCTGCCATTGATTCGGCGTACCGCGATGTATCGGGCTGGACACGCAAGGCAGTGCTGAATACGGCTCATTCCGGCATTTTCTCCAGTGATCGTACCATCAGTGAGTATGCGACTGATATCTGGGGCATCCATCCGGTGTCCGGACACTGGAAAGCTTAA